Genomic window (Streptomyces sp. TG1A-60):
ATGGCCAACTTCTTCGCCCAGACCCAGGCGCTGGCCTTCGGCAAGACGCCGGACGAGGTGCGGGCGGAGGGTGTGCCGGAGGAGCTGGTGCCGCACAGGACCTTCCGGGGGAACCACCCGACGACCACCATCCTGGCGAAGGAGCTGACCCCCTCGGTCCTCGGCCAGCTGATCGCGCTGTACGAGCACAAGGTGTTCGTACAGGGCGCCGTCTGGAACATCGACTCCTTCGACCAGTGGGGCGTCGAGCTGGGCAAGGTCCTCGCGAAGCGCGTAGAGCCGGCGCTGACGGAGGGGGCTGAGGTACCGGGGCTGGACGAGTCCACGCAGGCGCTGGTCGCCAGGTACCGGGAGCTGCGCGGCAGGCGGTAGGGGATCGGGGGAGGGGGAGGCGCCCTCTTCCTCTCCCCACCCGGCTCTCAGTGCCCCATACCGGCACCGCCGTCGACCGGGATGACGGCGCCGCGGACGTAACCGGCGCCGGCGAGGAAGGCGACTGCGTCGGCGACCTCCTCGGGGCGCCCGAGGCGGCCCGCGGGGGTGGCCCGCAGCAGGCCCTGGCGTTGCTCGGGGGTGAGGGCGCGGCTCATGTCGGTCTCGGTGAGGCCGGGGGCGACGACGTTGCAGGTGATGTCGCGGGGGCCGAGTTCCTGGGTCAGGGAGCGGGCGAAGCCGACCAGACCGGCCTTCGCCGCCGCGTAGTTGGTCTGACCGGGGGCGCCGTGCAGGGCGGCCGTGGAGGAGATGAGGACGATGCGGCCGTGGCCCGCGCGGAGCATGCCGCGCACCGCGCGTCGGGCGACGCGGAAGGCTCCGGTGAGGTTGGTGTCGAGGACGGAGGTGAAGTCCGCCTCGGTCATCCGCACCAGCAGCCGATCGTGGGTGGCGCCCGCGTTGGCGACCAGGACGGTGACCGGGCCGTGGGCCGCCTCGGCCTCCTCGAAGGCCCGGTCGACCTGTTGGCTGTCCGTCACATCGCACCGTACGGCGAGGAACGTGTCGCAGGCGGGGGGCTCGTCACCTCGGTAGGTCACGGTGACCTGGTCCCCGGCCGCCGCGAAACGGCGGGCGGTGGCCAGTCCGATGCCCCTGTTCCCGCCGGTGACGAGGACCGAACGGGCCGTTGGCTGTGTCATCGCGCTGTTCCTCTCCGTGCCGCGTCCGACGACGTCGTCCGCTCCGGGTTCGGGGGCGCCGCCCGGGTGCGCAGGCCCACGACCGCCACGGCGCACCCGAGAAGGGCCAGGGCCGCGACGGAGAGCGTGGCGGTGTCCATCGCGTCGAGGAAGGCCCGGTCGGCGACGGCCGCCAGTTCGGGCAGGTTCAGGGAATCGGCCAGGGAACGGGCGGCCTCGGCGGAGGTACGGGCCTGTTCCTCGGCGGCCGGTGACAACTCTCGCGGGGTACCCGTCAGTTCGGCGTCGGCCATCCGGTCCCGGTACACGCCGGAGAGGATCGAGCCGGCCATCGCCACGCCGAGGGTGCCGCCGACCTGCCGGGTGACGCTGTTGACGGCGGAGCCGGCGCCCACGAGCCGCGGGGGCACCCCGCGCATCATCACGGCCGTGACCGGGGTGCCGACCAGGCCCATGCCGAAGCCCTGGATCCACAGCAGTACGACGACCACCCAGAGAGGGGTGCGACCGTCGAGCCACGCGTAGGCGACGTAGGTGGCGGCGGTGGCGAGGACACCGGACGCGACGGTCCAGCGGGCCGACAGCCGACGGCTCAGCACCGGGGAGGCCTGGCTGCCCAGGACGATGCCGACCGCCGCGGCGATCATCACGGTACCGGCGTCGGCGGGGGAGAGGCCACGGGGGCCCTGGAGATAGAAGGCCGCGTAGAACAGATGACCGGCCAGGGACATGAAGGTGATCAGCAGCACCACGCTGCCCGCCGTGAAGCCGGGCTGCCGGAAGAGCCGCAGGTCCAGGCTGGGCGTCGGGGACCTGCGCTGACCGGCGACGAAGACGGCCAGCAGGACGCCGCCCAGGACCAGGGGAAGGAGGACGTGGGGGCCGTACCAGGCCCGGCCGCCGCCGAGTTCGATGATGCCGTAGACCACGCCCCCCAGGCCGAGCACCGACAGGGCGAGGCCCGGCAGATCGAGCACCCGGCGGCGGGAACCGCCCAGGTCGGGGACGACGGCCACGACCGCGAGCAGGCACAGGGCGACGATCGGCACATTGACCAGGAACACCGAACCCCACCAGAAGTGGCTGAGCAGTGCCCCGCCCGCCACCGGGCCGATGGCCACGCCGAGACCGCTCGACGAGCTCCAGATCGCGATCGCCCGGGTGCGTTTCTCCTCCGGGGTGCTCTGCACGATGACCGTCAGCGTCGCCGGCATCAGCAGGCCGCTGCCCGCGCCCATGAAGGCCCGCGCCACGATCAGCCACTCCGGACTGTCCACGAACGCGCCCGCGCCGGAGGCCACGCCGATCAGCGCCAGCCCGGCGAGAAGCGTGTTCCGGGGGCCGAATCGGTCGGCCAGCGCGCCGCCCGCGAAGAGGGTGCCGGCGACGACCAGGGTGTAGGCGCTCGCCACCCACTCCAGTTCGCCGGGGGTCGCGCCCAGACCCTCCACCGGGTCGGCGAGCGTGGTGACGGCGACATTGAGGATCGAGGTGTCCAGCCAGATCAGCATCTGCGCGCAGACCACGACCAGGAGGACGGGCCAGGAGCGGGAGGGTGTGGCCGCCGCCTGCTCCGTCGTCCGGCTCACGGCGCTCATGGGGTGCCTCCGTCGTTCACGCGGCTGCGCACGTCTTCGTGTCTGCGGGGGGCCGGTCGATCAGCGCCTCGGCCGCGGACGGTGAGGGCATCGTCAGGGCCGGTCATGCACGGCCCAGCCCGTCGCGCCAGCTCGGTCTCACCGGCTTCCAGCCCAGTGCCGTACGGGCCCGGTCGTTGGCCGCGCCGTGCGCGGACATGAGCTGGTGGGCCATGAACCAGCCGAGGAGCCGGGGCGCGAGCGCCGCCGGAACCGTACGCGGGGACGGGCCGGCGAGCACACGGGCGAGGTGCGGCAGCCACCGCGCGGCCGGGGCCGGGTCGTCGTCCGTCACATGGAACACCCCGGTGGCGTCGGCCTCGACGGCCGCCACGGCCGCGCCCACGGCGTCCTCGACGTGCAGGAACGACATGATCCCGGCCCCGTCGCCGGGCAGCGGAAGCCGTCCGGCCAGCACGGACCGGGCGGTTTCGCCGGTACGGGCGTACGCGGTGCCGGGGCCGTACAGGGTGCCGTAGCGCACCACGACGCCCTCCAGGCCGCTGCCCGTCACCTGCCGCTCCAGCTCGGCGACGGCCCGTACGGTCGCGGCCCAGCCGGGATCGGGGGCGTCCACGTACAGGGGCGCGTCCTCGTCGAGGACCGGATCGTCGGCCGGGGCGGCGGCGAAGGCGATGGACTGGGCGACCAGCCGGCGGGCGCCGGCCGCGCGGGCCGCCTCGATCAGATGGGCGGTGCCCTCGGTACGCAGGCGCGCGGTGCGGGCGAAGGCCTCCGGCG
Coding sequences:
- a CDS encoding NAD(P)-dependent oxidoreductase produces the protein MRVLVAGATGVVGRPLVGALRARGHQVGALVRQESRDRAPEADEVVVADALDRAAVLSAVSAARPEVVVHQMSALRLLRDDPPEAFARTARLRTEGTAHLIEAARAAGARRLVAQSIAFAAAPADDPVLDEDAPLYVDAPDPGWAATVRAVAELERQVTGSGLEGVVVRYGTLYGPGTAYARTGETARSVLAGRLPLPGDGAGIMSFLHVEDAVGAAVAAVEADATGVFHVTDDDPAPAARWLPHLARVLAGPSPRTVPAALAPRLLGWFMAHQLMSAHGAANDRARTALGWKPVRPSWRDGLGRA
- the fabG gene encoding 3-oxoacyl-ACP reductase FabG, giving the protein MTQPTARSVLVTGGNRGIGLATARRFAAAGDQVTVTYRGDEPPACDTFLAVRCDVTDSQQVDRAFEEAEAAHGPVTVLVANAGATHDRLLVRMTEADFTSVLDTNLTGAFRVARRAVRGMLRAGHGRIVLISSTAALHGAPGQTNYAAAKAGLVGFARSLTQELGPRDITCNVVAPGLTETDMSRALTPEQRQGLLRATPAGRLGRPEEVADAVAFLAGAGYVRGAVIPVDGGAGMGH
- a CDS encoding MFS transporter, whose product is MSAVSRTTEQAAATPSRSWPVLLVVVCAQMLIWLDTSILNVAVTTLADPVEGLGATPGELEWVASAYTLVVAGTLFAGGALADRFGPRNTLLAGLALIGVASGAGAFVDSPEWLIVARAFMGAGSGLLMPATLTVIVQSTPEEKRTRAIAIWSSSSGLGVAIGPVAGGALLSHFWWGSVFLVNVPIVALCLLAVVAVVPDLGGSRRRVLDLPGLALSVLGLGGVVYGIIELGGGRAWYGPHVLLPLVLGGVLLAVFVAGQRRSPTPSLDLRLFRQPGFTAGSVVLLITFMSLAGHLFYAAFYLQGPRGLSPADAGTVMIAAAVGIVLGSQASPVLSRRLSARWTVASGVLATAATYVAYAWLDGRTPLWVVVVLLWIQGFGMGLVGTPVTAVMMRGVPPRLVGAGSAVNSVTRQVGGTLGVAMAGSILSGVYRDRMADAELTGTPRELSPAAEEQARTSAEAARSLADSLNLPELAAVADRAFLDAMDTATLSVAALALLGCAVAVVGLRTRAAPPNPERTTSSDAARRGTAR